In Sphingobacterium thalpophilum, a genomic segment contains:
- a CDS encoding TonB-dependent receptor, whose translation MKRLLLLCTLLLTVIGLTMAQESVEVIGLVSDAQKTPMVGVSVSVKDAPGWGVVTDNNGRYKIKVDRYKTLIFSSVGYQKKEVLVKNNLTINVTLLEAETSVLDEVVVTGTGTQKRLTLTGAVSTVDVETMKSNPTSSITNALAGNVPGVMAMMQSGQPGKNISEFWIRGISTFGGGTAALVLVDNIERDINDINIEDIATITVLKDAAVTAIYGSKGANGVILITTKHGKEGKISINVKDENIYNTRTITPEFEDGVTYANLLNEARITRNNAPVYQPEELEILRLGLDPDLYPNVNWKDMLLKKGAMTYRANLNLSGGGPTARYFVSGSYVDEGGMYKTDEALRKDYNTNANFRRWNYRLNTDIDITKSTLLKVGVAGDLSKRNSPGLGDDFFWGVLFGYSPIRTPIMYSDGRVPAIGEGNMTNPWVVATQTGFNENWTNKVQTNITLEQNFDFITKGLRFRGIVGYDTFNENNIQRRKWPEQWLAERARDENGQIVYRHISDPREMYQYSFSKGDRREFYDLMFNYDRNIGDHNIGAVARFTRDALVKTVDLGDDIKNGIARRNQGMAGRVTYNWKSRYFVDFNFGYNGSENFAIGQQYGFFPAFSGAWNVSEETFVKENMPWMNMFKIRYSWGKVGNDQLKIGNDQERFPYLYTISGISSVYKWGDYGVDRNYTGLRYSQVASPYVTWEMAVKKNLGFDLALFKDKVIANLDFFDEKRTGIYMERRYLPSLVGLESTPRANVGAVKSRGFDGRLEYKGKLGEVNLTGRSNITYSKNEITTIDEENNVYGYQNRKGYRVDQAVGLIALGLFKDYDDIRNSPKQTFGTYQPGDIKYKDVNGDGVIDDGDRVAVGATRRPNLIYGVGASASWKNLDISVHFQGAGKSTFFTYGKTVYAFSEGEWGQVMKGSMGDNRWISADISGNPATEDPNASYPRLSYGPNPNNFRESTFWLRNGQYLRLKTVDIGYSLPKHLANRIRANSIRFFVIGSNLLTWSTFKLWDPELASPRGEDYPLPKSFTFGVNVNL comes from the coding sequence ATGAAAAGATTATTACTGCTATGTACGCTACTGCTCACGGTAATTGGCTTAACCATGGCCCAGGAAAGCGTGGAGGTTATTGGGCTAGTCTCCGACGCTCAGAAGACACCTATGGTCGGAGTGAGCGTGTCGGTAAAAGATGCTCCGGGATGGGGTGTGGTAACCGATAATAATGGACGATATAAAATTAAAGTCGATCGCTATAAAACACTTATTTTTTCCTCTGTTGGCTATCAAAAAAAGGAGGTTTTGGTAAAAAATAACTTGACTATCAACGTAACCTTGCTGGAGGCGGAAACGAGTGTGTTAGATGAGGTTGTTGTAACGGGTACTGGTACACAAAAAAGGTTGACATTAACAGGGGCTGTCAGTACAGTGGATGTCGAGACCATGAAATCAAATCCTACATCCAGCATTACAAATGCGCTCGCCGGAAATGTACCCGGCGTGATGGCGATGATGCAATCTGGCCAACCCGGTAAAAACATTTCTGAATTTTGGATACGTGGGATCTCAACTTTTGGCGGTGGGACCGCTGCCTTGGTCCTCGTTGACAATATTGAACGGGATATCAATGATATCAACATCGAAGATATTGCTACCATTACAGTGCTCAAAGATGCCGCTGTAACGGCGATTTATGGATCTAAGGGGGCTAATGGTGTTATTTTAATTACAACCAAACATGGTAAAGAGGGAAAAATCAGCATTAACGTAAAAGATGAAAATATTTACAACACGCGGACCATTACGCCCGAGTTTGAGGACGGTGTAACTTATGCAAACCTACTGAATGAAGCGCGTATTACGCGAAACAATGCTCCGGTCTATCAACCCGAAGAACTCGAAATCTTGCGATTGGGCCTAGACCCCGATCTTTATCCGAATGTGAACTGGAAAGATATGTTGCTCAAAAAAGGAGCGATGACCTATCGTGCGAATTTAAATTTAAGTGGCGGCGGACCAACTGCCCGTTATTTTGTGTCAGGAAGCTATGTTGATGAGGGCGGGATGTATAAAACAGACGAAGCTTTACGCAAGGACTATAATACAAATGCAAATTTTAGACGTTGGAACTATCGTCTAAATACCGATATCGATATAACAAAATCGACTTTGCTTAAGGTTGGTGTGGCTGGAGATCTCAGTAAAAGGAATAGCCCCGGATTAGGTGATGATTTCTTTTGGGGAGTACTATTTGGATATTCACCCATAAGAACTCCGATAATGTACTCTGATGGCCGGGTTCCTGCGATCGGTGAAGGCAATATGACAAATCCATGGGTAGTAGCAACACAAACAGGGTTCAATGAGAACTGGACCAATAAAGTGCAGACCAATATTACCCTCGAACAAAATTTTGATTTTATTACTAAAGGCCTTCGTTTCCGGGGAATTGTCGGCTACGACACTTTTAATGAAAATAATATTCAGCGACGAAAATGGCCTGAGCAATGGCTTGCCGAACGTGCAAGAGATGAAAATGGTCAAATAGTTTATCGGCATATATCAGATCCGAGAGAAATGTATCAATACAGTTTCTCCAAGGGAGATCGACGTGAATTCTATGATCTGATGTTTAATTATGATAGAAATATTGGTGATCATAATATCGGAGCGGTTGCTCGATTTACACGCGATGCTCTTGTAAAAACGGTAGATCTCGGCGACGATATAAAAAATGGTATAGCGAGACGTAATCAGGGAATGGCCGGCCGAGTCACCTACAATTGGAAATCACGTTATTTTGTTGATTTTAACTTCGGTTATAATGGCTCAGAGAACTTTGCCATCGGTCAGCAGTATGGATTTTTTCCGGCATTTTCAGGGGCTTGGAATGTTTCAGAAGAAACATTTGTCAAAGAAAATATGCCTTGGATGAATATGTTCAAGATACGCTATTCTTGGGGTAAAGTGGGGAACGATCAGCTAAAAATTGGAAACGATCAAGAGCGTTTTCCTTATTTATACACAATTTCTGGAATTTCTAGTGTTTACAAGTGGGGAGACTATGGCGTTGATCGGAATTATACGGGCTTACGATATAGCCAAGTTGCTTCACCATATGTGACCTGGGAGATGGCTGTTAAGAAAAATCTGGGATTTGATCTAGCTCTCTTTAAGGACAAGGTTATTGCCAACTTGGATTTCTTTGATGAAAAACGGACCGGAATTTATATGGAGCGTAGGTATTTGCCAAGCTTGGTGGGCTTGGAAAGTACACCAAGGGCAAATGTGGGGGCGGTTAAATCACGTGGTTTCGATGGACGGTTGGAGTATAAGGGAAAATTGGGCGAGGTGAATCTGACAGGGCGAAGTAATATTACCTATAGTAAAAATGAAATTACGACAATCGATGAAGAAAATAATGTGTATGGTTATCAAAATCGAAAAGGCTACCGTGTAGATCAGGCGGTTGGATTGATCGCTTTAGGGCTTTTTAAAGATTACGATGATATCCGTAATAGTCCAAAACAAACATTTGGGACCTACCAACCAGGTGATATCAAATACAAAGATGTAAATGGCGACGGCGTTATCGATGATGGCGATCGGGTCGCTGTCGGAGCAACCAGAAGACCCAATCTAATCTATGGTGTGGGCGCGTCGGCAAGCTGGAAAAATTTGGATATCAGTGTGCATTTTCAGGGAGCAGGTAAATCTACTTTCTTCACCTACGGAAAGACTGTATATGCCTTTAGCGAAGGCGAGTGGGGACAGGTAATGAAAGGAAGTATGGGCGATAATCGGTGGATTTCAGCCGATATTTCTGGAAATCCAGCGACGGAAGATCCGAATGCTTCATACCCGCGCCTGAGTTATGGCCCTAATCCGAATAACTTCCGGGAGTCTACCTTTTGGCTGCGTAATGGTCAATATCTCCGACTTAAAACTGTAGATATTGGTTATAGCTTGCCCAAACATCTGGCCAATCGTATCCGGGCAAATAGCATTCGATTTTTTGTCA
- a CDS encoding IPT/TIG domain-containing protein: protein MKTKQAASGSWLLYRLIWAIVWLSLSVVGCKEDKPAAVNEGIPFDPSQPVVVSDFVPTSGGVGQRLVIYGKNFGNDPKNVSVLIGGKQAIVVNVLGESLYCLVPKQAFRGDIEVRVGNQDKQIVGKAERLFDYQRKMVVSTLAGYRNARGDEPWRDGKFKHADENKMASGFWEPSFMKFDPANPKHLWMTFDHNNGLYLVNFEDSTITKKRSDFDRPRSVDFTLDKKYMIIAEDRGGENDRATYRLSRDRNWQDREVLTTYKQCNGASIHPVNGEMYFNSYEKGQFFRFDLNKYFSEGLGVKDYETLFVVHDPQWEYKIFIHPTGSYAYIVVINQGYILRVNYNWEKKRFTQPYLVCGQIRAFGYQDGVGSSARLNNPYQGVFVKNQAYVDAGKNDAYDFYFTDQMNHAIRILTPEASVTTFAGRGSSSLNSNPYGYVNGDLRLEARFDRPSGIAYNEAEGAFYIGDQANRRIRKIALEEMDQASQNQ, encoded by the coding sequence ATGAAAACTAAACAAGCAGCAAGCGGCAGCTGGCTATTGTATCGATTAATCTGGGCTATTGTCTGGCTAAGTTTAAGCGTTGTAGGTTGTAAAGAGGATAAGCCTGCCGCTGTAAATGAAGGAATTCCTTTTGATCCTTCTCAGCCTGTAGTTGTGTCTGATTTTGTACCGACATCCGGAGGTGTTGGGCAGCGCCTTGTTATCTATGGCAAAAACTTTGGGAACGATCCAAAGAATGTTTCGGTCCTTATTGGCGGAAAGCAAGCAATCGTTGTCAATGTATTGGGTGAGTCTCTGTACTGCCTTGTGCCTAAACAGGCTTTTAGAGGGGATATTGAAGTCCGTGTGGGTAATCAGGACAAACAGATTGTTGGTAAAGCAGAAAGGCTGTTCGATTATCAACGTAAGATGGTTGTCTCCACTCTTGCAGGCTATAGAAATGCGCGTGGTGATGAACCCTGGCGGGATGGAAAATTTAAGCATGCGGATGAAAATAAAATGGCCAGCGGTTTTTGGGAACCTTCTTTTATGAAGTTTGATCCTGCTAACCCCAAACATCTCTGGATGACCTTTGATCACAATAATGGCTTATACCTCGTCAATTTCGAGGATAGTACCATCACAAAAAAACGTTCGGATTTTGACCGCCCCCGTAGTGTTGATTTTACGTTAGATAAAAAGTATATGATTATTGCAGAGGATCGTGGCGGTGAAAATGATCGGGCGACTTATCGCTTATCGCGTGATAGAAACTGGCAGGATAGAGAAGTGCTGACGACTTATAAACAGTGTAATGGTGCCTCAATCCATCCTGTGAATGGAGAAATGTATTTCAATAGTTATGAAAAGGGACAATTTTTTCGATTCGACCTCAATAAATATTTTAGCGAAGGGCTGGGTGTTAAAGATTATGAGACATTATTTGTGGTGCATGATCCACAGTGGGAGTACAAGATTTTCATCCATCCGACGGGCAGCTATGCCTATATCGTTGTCATTAATCAAGGCTATATTCTCCGGGTAAACTACAACTGGGAAAAGAAACGATTTACACAGCCCTACCTCGTGTGTGGTCAAATTAGAGCTTTTGGTTATCAAGATGGCGTCGGCTCTTCAGCGCGCTTAAATAATCCCTATCAAGGTGTATTTGTAAAAAATCAAGCCTATGTTGATGCGGGTAAGAATGATGCGTATGATTTCTATTTCACGGATCAGATGAACCATGCGATACGGATTTTAACCCCTGAAGCAAGCGTTACAACCTTTGCAGGTAGGGGAAGTTCTAGCCTCAATAGTAATCCTTACGGTTATGTAAACGGGGACCTGCGACTAGAAGCACGTTTTGATCGCCCTTCAGGTATTGCCTATAATGAAGCGGAAGGAGCATTTTATATTGGAGATCAAGCCAATCGTCGTATTCGTAAGATTGCGCTAGAAGAGATGGACCAAGCTAGCCAAAACCAATAA
- a CDS encoding RteC domain-containing protein: MEILLSEILLKIRHQENIFSSHIMQTSDEAYQMTLFLNTMLHNIKADVLKSGFKNEQQEIDFFKNIKPQILGKLIYYNKVFRLETTCPASKGKMYQSFYEKQLKILKTEYEENICNEDFYRYYRANRTDRDHSYFTLGNINYHDGLKSGVFEIDLTFSTYYDHKIAHIIANELIYTYLLSKINPEENPDALLQNLETNKDISWTNSQNALIELIYALYASNSVAYGKIGIRKLALIFQVLFQKPLNDIHHSFHRMKTRAGSRTAFLDQLKLSLEEYMDKDL; encoded by the coding sequence ATGGAAATCCTATTAAGTGAAATATTATTAAAAATTCGGCATCAAGAAAATATTTTTTCTTCTCATATAATGCAGACGTCTGACGAGGCTTACCAAATGACTTTATTTCTAAATACGATGTTGCATAACATTAAAGCAGATGTTTTAAAATCAGGTTTTAAGAATGAACAACAAGAAATAGACTTTTTTAAAAACATTAAACCGCAAATTTTAGGCAAACTTATTTATTACAATAAGGTATTTCGTCTTGAAACAACTTGTCCTGCAAGCAAAGGCAAAATGTACCAAAGTTTTTACGAAAAACAGTTGAAAATTCTTAAAACCGAATACGAGGAAAACATCTGCAACGAAGATTTTTACAGATATTATCGTGCAAATAGAACAGACCGTGACCATAGCTATTTCACACTTGGAAACATAAATTATCACGATGGTTTAAAGAGCGGTGTATTTGAAATTGACCTAACTTTCTCAACCTATTATGACCACAAAATAGCCCATATAATTGCCAATGAACTAATCTATACTTATTTACTTTCCAAAATAAATCCTGAAGAAAATCCCGATGCGCTTTTACAAAATTTAGAAACCAACAAGGATATTTCGTGGACAAATTCACAAAATGCACTCATTGAACTGATATACGCTCTTTATGCTTCAAATTCCGTGGCTTACGGAAAAATTGGTATCCGAAAATTAGCTTTGATTTTTCAAGTCCTCTTCCAAAAACCCTTAAATGATATACATCACTCTTTCCACCGGATGAAAACAAGGGCTGGCTCCCGAACTGCATTTTTAGACCAACTCAAATTGTCACTCGAAGAATATATGGATAAAGACCTTTAG
- a CDS encoding helix-turn-helix domain-containing protein encodes MKIITIEEEAWLKLNNSINAIADYLKKLEDKSYDDLWLNNHEVSQYLRLSEKTLWRMRTKGEIAYSKIYGQYFYTIGAIKDMLNANAIESSDEFLQELMAKGKSYIEKGRNLKLGKP; translated from the coding sequence ATGAAAATAATCACAATTGAAGAAGAAGCTTGGCTAAAGTTAAATAACAGTATTAATGCCATTGCCGATTATCTGAAAAAATTGGAAGATAAAAGTTATGATGACTTGTGGCTCAATAACCACGAGGTATCTCAATACCTACGCCTAAGCGAGAAAACCTTATGGCGTATGCGTACCAAAGGCGAGATTGCCTATTCAAAAATCTACGGTCAGTATTTCTACACCATCGGTGCAATTAAAGATATGCTGAATGCAAATGCAATTGAGAGTAGTGATGAGTTTTTGCAGGAACTTATGGCAAAAGGTAAAAGCTATATCGAAAAAGGAAGAAATCTGAAATTGGGGAAACCATAA
- a CDS encoding helix-turn-helix domain-containing protein — translation MNIDRMEFLAWMERLIGRLDMLGDNINELQKKRNSIDGEELLDNQDLLQMLKISNRSLQRYRSNGKLPYYTISGKLYYKLSDVHQFIRESFNPPTK, via the coding sequence ATGAATATTGATAGAATGGAATTTTTGGCGTGGATGGAACGCCTTATTGGTCGCCTCGATATGCTGGGCGATAATATCAATGAGTTGCAAAAAAAGCGTAACAGCATAGATGGCGAGGAATTATTGGACAATCAGGATTTGCTTCAAATGCTTAAAATCAGTAATCGTTCTCTGCAGCGGTATCGTTCGAATGGGAAGTTGCCTTATTATACGATTAGTGGAAAATTGTACTATAAACTTTCCGATGTACATCAATTTATTCGTGAAAGTTTTAATCCTCCTACTAAATAA
- a CDS encoding DUF3945 domain-containing protein produces the protein MSEETANTQEMPEQLSDILLVLDKEKMKIQAVKSIDEKGKMETVDPTKKNENQFMRVDKGGDFFSNFFSNFFSQLKNPTNFSFFKVPAPIAVEKAQEMQKQVNKPTPEGEKVMQEHEIKTEIKQDNKQENQKDMATTQTAAETSEYRYKPEQIDWDTMNNLGLSKEFLEKRNLLEPLLKGFKTNELVPIGVNLGGSILRTDARLSLQQAEDGKVVVGIHGIKKEPTLHFEFFGHKFTDEDKKNLLATGNMGRVVDLKNTKTGEMMPSIISIDRLTNDIIALRTDFIKIPDEIKGVKLNDAQKQTLLEGKPLYLEGMISNKGTEFSATVQFNADKRYVEFLFDRSNTNKQTQSNGQNNQQSNQQNQAQEAPKTFRGKELTDEQHKDFKNGQTIYIDGLVDKKGQPYQGYITFNKEDGKTNFEFPNQYKERAKPTETHKTQTAVNSEGKTNEATKKINEPLKSGQQRPKNKQQQEQQEKSQAPAKSKGVKR, from the coding sequence ATGAGCGAAGAAACAGCAAATACGCAGGAAATGCCCGAACAACTATCGGACATATTATTAGTGCTGGATAAAGAAAAAATGAAAATCCAAGCCGTAAAAAGTATCGACGAGAAAGGGAAAATGGAAACCGTTGACCCCACCAAGAAAAATGAAAATCAGTTTATGCGTGTGGATAAGGGTGGCGATTTTTTTTCCAATTTTTTTTCCAATTTTTTCAGCCAACTAAAGAACCCTACCAATTTTTCATTCTTTAAAGTACCTGCCCCTATCGCAGTTGAAAAAGCACAGGAAATGCAAAAACAGGTAAATAAGCCAACTCCCGAAGGCGAAAAAGTGATGCAAGAACACGAAATAAAAACAGAAATAAAGCAGGATAATAAACAAGAAAATCAAAAAGATATGGCAACAACACAAACAGCAGCGGAAACTAGCGAATACCGCTACAAACCGGAACAAATTGATTGGGACACAATGAATAATCTTGGATTGAGCAAGGAATTTTTAGAAAAAAGAAATCTGTTAGAACCTTTATTAAAAGGCTTCAAGACCAACGAACTTGTGCCCATTGGCGTTAATCTCGGTGGTTCAATTCTCCGTACTGATGCCCGTCTTTCATTACAGCAAGCCGAAGATGGAAAAGTTGTTGTGGGAATTCACGGTATCAAAAAAGAACCAACCTTACATTTTGAATTTTTCGGACACAAATTTACCGATGAAGACAAAAAAAATCTACTTGCAACTGGCAATATGGGTCGTGTGGTTGATTTAAAAAACACCAAAACAGGCGAAATGATGCCATCCATCATCAGTATAGATAGGCTTACCAACGACATTATTGCCCTACGGACAGATTTCATAAAAATCCCTGATGAAATTAAAGGCGTGAAACTCAATGATGCCCAAAAACAAACATTATTGGAAGGTAAACCGCTTTATTTAGAGGGTATGATTTCAAACAAAGGAACGGAATTTTCAGCAACGGTTCAGTTTAATGCAGACAAACGTTATGTTGAGTTTTTGTTTGATAGAAGCAACACCAACAAGCAAACTCAAAGCAACGGACAGAACAATCAACAAAGCAATCAGCAGAACCAAGCACAAGAAGCTCCAAAAACTTTCCGTGGTAAGGAACTGACCGATGAGCAACATAAGGATTTTAAAAATGGTCAAACCATCTACATTGACGGATTGGTAGACAAAAAAGGACAGCCTTATCAAGGTTACATCACTTTCAATAAAGAAGATGGTAAAACAAATTTTGAATTTCCAAATCAATACAAGGAAAGAGCAAAACCTACTGAAACCCATAAAACGCAAACTGCTGTCAATTCAGAAGGGAAAACCAATGAAGCCACCAAAAAAATCAATGAGCCTTTAAAATCGGGGCAACAAAGACCGAAAAACAAGCAACAGCAGGAACAACAGGAAAAGTCTCAAGCCCCTGCAAAGTCCAAAGGCGTAAAAAGATAA